Proteins found in one Ovis aries strain OAR_USU_Benz2616 breed Rambouillet chromosome 19, ARS-UI_Ramb_v3.0, whole genome shotgun sequence genomic segment:
- the GMPPB gene encoding mannose-1-phosphate guanyltransferase beta isoform X2: MKALILVGGYGTRLRPLTLSIPKPLVDFCNKPILLHQVEALAAAGVDHVILAVSYMSQVLEKEMKAQEQKLGIRISMSHEEEPLGTAGPLALARDLLCETADPFFVLNSDVICDFPFEAMVQFHRHHGQEGSILVTKVEEPSKYGVVVCEADTGRIHRFVEKPQVFVSNKINAGMYILSPSVLRRIQLQPTSIEKEIFPVMAKEGQLYAMELQGFWMDIGQPKDFLTGMCLFLQSLRQKHPEQLCSGPGIVGNVLVDPSARIGENCSIGPNVSLGPGVVVEDGVCIRRCTVLRDAHIRSHSWLESCIVGWRCRVGQWVRMENVTVLGEDVIVNDELYLNGASVLPHKSIGESVPEPRIIM, from the exons ATGAAGGCACTGATTTTGGTGGGCGGTTATGGGACGCGTCTGCGGCCGCTGACGCTAAGCATCCCGAAGCCGCTGGTGGACTTCTGCAATAAGCCCATCTTGCTGCATCAAGTGGAGGCGCTGGCTGCG GCCGGCGTGGACCACGTGATTCTGGCCGTGAGTTATATGTCTcaggtgttggagaaggaaatgaaagcgCAGGAGCAAAAG CTAGGAATCCGAATCTCTATGTCCCACGAAGAGGAGCCTTTGGGGACAG CTGGGCCCCTGGCCCTGGCCCGAGACTTGCTCTGTGAGACTGCAGACCCTTTTTTCGTCCTCAACAGTGACGTGATCTGCGATTTCCCCTTCGAAGCCATGGTGCAGTTCCACCGGCACCATGGTCAGGAGGGCTCCATCCTG GTGACCAAAGTGGAGGAACCCTCTAAGTACGGTGTGGTGGTGTGTGAGGCAGACACAGGCCGCATTCACCGGTTCGTGGAGAAGCCGCAGGTGTTTGTGTCCAACAAGATCAATGCAGGCATGTACATCCTGAGTCCTTCAGTGCTACGGCGCATCCAG CTGCAGCCCACATCCATTGAGAAGGAGATCTTCCCTGTCATGGCCAAGGAAGGGCAGCTCTATGCCATGGAGTTGCAGG GCTTCTGGATGGACATTGGGCAGCCCAAGGATTTCCTCACCGGCATGTGCCTCTTCCTACAGTCACTGCGACAGAAGCATCCTGAGCAGCTGTGCTCAGGCCCTGGCATTGTGGGCAACGTGCTGGTG GACCCAAGTGCCCGTATCGGTGAGAACTGCAGCATCGGCCCCAATGTGAGTCTGGGCCCCGGTGTGGTGGTGGAGGATGGCGTGTGCATTCGGCGGTGCACCGTGCTGCGAGACGCCCACATCCGCTCCCACTCCTGGCTGGAGTCCTGTATCGTGGGCTGGCGCTGCCGCGTGGGCCAGTGG GTGCGCATGGAGAATGTGACAGTGCTGGGCGAGGACGTCATCGTCAACGACGAGCTCTACCTCAACGGGGCCAGCGTGCTGCCCCACAAATCCATTGGCGAGTCGGTGCCGGAGCCGCGCATCATCATGTGA
- the GMPPB gene encoding mannose-1-phosphate guanyltransferase beta isoform X1 has protein sequence MKALILVGGYGTRLRPLTLSIPKPLVDFCNKPILLHQVEALAAAGVDHVILAVSYMSQVLEKEMKAQEQKLGIRISMSHEEEPLGTAGPLALARDLLCETADPFFVLNSDVICDFPFEAMVQFHRHHGQEGSILVTKVEEPSKYGVVVCEADTGRIHRFVEKPQVFVSNKINAGMYILSPSVLRRIQLQPTSIEKEIFPVMAKEGQLYAMELQGFWMDIGQPKDFLTGMCLFLQSLRQKHPEQLCSGPGIVGNVLVDPSARIGENCSIGPNVSLGPGVVVEDGVCIRRCTVLRDAHIRSHSWLESCIVGWRCRVGQWVRSAGLGGEGGDRSCLTAVPASSPQVRMENVTVLGEDVIVNDELYLNGASVLPHKSIGESVPEPRIIM, from the exons ATGAAGGCACTGATTTTGGTGGGCGGTTATGGGACGCGTCTGCGGCCGCTGACGCTAAGCATCCCGAAGCCGCTGGTGGACTTCTGCAATAAGCCCATCTTGCTGCATCAAGTGGAGGCGCTGGCTGCG GCCGGCGTGGACCACGTGATTCTGGCCGTGAGTTATATGTCTcaggtgttggagaaggaaatgaaagcgCAGGAGCAAAAG CTAGGAATCCGAATCTCTATGTCCCACGAAGAGGAGCCTTTGGGGACAG CTGGGCCCCTGGCCCTGGCCCGAGACTTGCTCTGTGAGACTGCAGACCCTTTTTTCGTCCTCAACAGTGACGTGATCTGCGATTTCCCCTTCGAAGCCATGGTGCAGTTCCACCGGCACCATGGTCAGGAGGGCTCCATCCTG GTGACCAAAGTGGAGGAACCCTCTAAGTACGGTGTGGTGGTGTGTGAGGCAGACACAGGCCGCATTCACCGGTTCGTGGAGAAGCCGCAGGTGTTTGTGTCCAACAAGATCAATGCAGGCATGTACATCCTGAGTCCTTCAGTGCTACGGCGCATCCAG CTGCAGCCCACATCCATTGAGAAGGAGATCTTCCCTGTCATGGCCAAGGAAGGGCAGCTCTATGCCATGGAGTTGCAGG GCTTCTGGATGGACATTGGGCAGCCCAAGGATTTCCTCACCGGCATGTGCCTCTTCCTACAGTCACTGCGACAGAAGCATCCTGAGCAGCTGTGCTCAGGCCCTGGCATTGTGGGCAACGTGCTGGTG GACCCAAGTGCCCGTATCGGTGAGAACTGCAGCATCGGCCCCAATGTGAGTCTGGGCCCCGGTGTGGTGGTGGAGGATGGCGTGTGCATTCGGCGGTGCACCGTGCTGCGAGACGCCCACATCCGCTCCCACTCCTGGCTGGAGTCCTGTATCGTGGGCTGGCGCTGCCGCGTGGGCCAGTGGGTACGCTCAGCGGGGCtcggtggggagggtggggaccgCTCCTGCCTCACTGCCGTGCCTGCCTCCTCCCCGCAGGTGCGCATGGAGAATGTGACAGTGCTGGGCGAGGACGTCATCGTCAACGACGAGCTCTACCTCAACGGGGCCAGCGTGCTGCCCCACAAATCCATTGGCGAGTCGGTGCCGGAGCCGCGCATCATCATGTGA
- the GMPPB gene encoding mannose-1-phosphate guanyltransferase beta isoform X3, whose amino-acid sequence MKALILVGGYGTRLRPLTLSIPKPLVDFCNKPILLHQVEALAAAGVDHVILAVSYMSQVLEKEMKAQEQKLGIRISMSHEEEPLGTAGPLALARDLLCETADPFFVLNSDVICDFPFEAMVQFHRHHGQEGSILVTKVEEPSKYGVVVCEADTGRIHRFVEKPQVFVSNKINAGMYILSPSVLRRIQLQPTSIEKEIFPVMAKEGQLYAMELQGFWMDIGQPKDFLTGMCLFLQSLRQKHPEQLCSGPGIVGNVLVDPSARIGENCSIGPNVSLGPGVVVEDGVCIRRCTVLRDAHIRSHSWLESCIVGWRCRVGQCAWRM is encoded by the exons ATGAAGGCACTGATTTTGGTGGGCGGTTATGGGACGCGTCTGCGGCCGCTGACGCTAAGCATCCCGAAGCCGCTGGTGGACTTCTGCAATAAGCCCATCTTGCTGCATCAAGTGGAGGCGCTGGCTGCG GCCGGCGTGGACCACGTGATTCTGGCCGTGAGTTATATGTCTcaggtgttggagaaggaaatgaaagcgCAGGAGCAAAAG CTAGGAATCCGAATCTCTATGTCCCACGAAGAGGAGCCTTTGGGGACAG CTGGGCCCCTGGCCCTGGCCCGAGACTTGCTCTGTGAGACTGCAGACCCTTTTTTCGTCCTCAACAGTGACGTGATCTGCGATTTCCCCTTCGAAGCCATGGTGCAGTTCCACCGGCACCATGGTCAGGAGGGCTCCATCCTG GTGACCAAAGTGGAGGAACCCTCTAAGTACGGTGTGGTGGTGTGTGAGGCAGACACAGGCCGCATTCACCGGTTCGTGGAGAAGCCGCAGGTGTTTGTGTCCAACAAGATCAATGCAGGCATGTACATCCTGAGTCCTTCAGTGCTACGGCGCATCCAG CTGCAGCCCACATCCATTGAGAAGGAGATCTTCCCTGTCATGGCCAAGGAAGGGCAGCTCTATGCCATGGAGTTGCAGG GCTTCTGGATGGACATTGGGCAGCCCAAGGATTTCCTCACCGGCATGTGCCTCTTCCTACAGTCACTGCGACAGAAGCATCCTGAGCAGCTGTGCTCAGGCCCTGGCATTGTGGGCAACGTGCTGGTG GACCCAAGTGCCCGTATCGGTGAGAACTGCAGCATCGGCCCCAATGTGAGTCTGGGCCCCGGTGTGGTGGTGGAGGATGGCGTGTGCATTCGGCGGTGCACCGTGCTGCGAGACGCCCACATCCGCTCCCACTCCTGGCTGGAGTCCTGTATCGTGGGCTGGCGCTGCCGCGTGGGCCA GTGCGCATGGAGAATGTGA
- the RNF123 gene encoding E3 ubiquitin-protein ligase RNF123 isoform X1, translating into MASKEGGMAFSRKSYKLTSDAERSRVTGIVHEKLLSDYLHRVFASPDQGPTAATSRKPLNFQNLPEHLDQLLHVDKEEEESQEQVEGRLGPSTVVLDHTGGFEGLLLVDDDLLGVIGHSNFGTIRSTTCVYKGKWIYEVLISSQGLMQIGWCTINCRFNQEEGVGDTHNSYAYDGNRVRKWNVTTTNYGKAWAAGDIVSCLIDLDEGTLSFSLNGVSLGTAFENLSRGLGMAYFPAISLSFKESVAFNFGSRPLRYPVAGYRPLQDPPSTSLVRAQRLLGCFRAVLSVELDPVEGRLVEKKSSEWQLQGQPTILLTLAHIFHHFASLLCEVYVVEAVLMSFLLGVVEAGPPEQAQTVVHHVLDLLWLFMEDYEVQDCLKQLMMSLLRLYRFSPIVPDLSLQIHYLRLTIAILSHEKSRKFLLSNVLFDVLRSIVFFYIKSPLRVEEAGLQELIPTTWWPHRSPREGKEEVREETSEERLRRRAYERGCQRLKKRIEVVEELQVQILKLLLNNKDDNGGEASRYIFLTKFRKFLQENASGRGNTPMLCPPEYMVCFLHRLISALRFYWDEYKASNPRTSFSEEAYVPPQIFYNGKVDYFDLQRLGGLLSHLRKTLKDDLASKANILIDPLELQATTMDDLDEDEEPAPAAAQRPMQALAVGGALPLPRPGWLSSPTLGRANRFLSTAAVSLMTPRRPLSASEKVKVRTLSAEQRTREDIEGSQWNEGLLVGRPPEEPEQPLTENSLLEVLDGAVMMYNLSVHQQLGKMVGVSDDVNEYAMALRDTEDKLRRCPKRRKDILAELSKSQKVFSEKLDHLSRRLAWVHAAVYSQEKMQDIYWLLRVCLRTIEHGDRTGSLFAFMPEFYLSVAINSYSALKNYFGPVHSMEELPGYEETLTRLAAILAKHFADTRIVGTDIRDSLMQALASYVCYPNSLRAVERIPEEQRIAMVRNLLAPYEQRPWAQTNWILVRLWRGCGFGYRYTRLPHLLKTKPEDANLPSLQKPCPSTLLQQHMADLLREGPDVAPSFLNSVLNQLNWAFSEFIGMIQEIQQAAERLERNYVDSRQLKVCATCFDLSVSLLRVLEMTITLVPEIFLDWARPTSEMLLRRLAQLLNQVLNRVTAERNLFDRVVTLRLPGLESVDHYPILVAVTGILVRLLVHGPASGTERATSVLLADPCFQLRSISYLLGQPEPPAPGTALPAPDRKHFSLQSYTDYISVEELAQVEQMLAHLTSASAQAAAASLPTSEEDLCPICYAHPISAVFQPCGHKSCKACIDQHLMNNKDCFFCKATIVSVEDWDKAAHASATSSAA; encoded by the exons GAAACCCCTGAACTTCCAGAACCTGCCAGAGCATCTGGACCAGCTGTTACATGtggacaaggaggaggaggagagccaGG aaCAGGTTGAAGGGCGGCTTGGCCCGTCCACTGTGGTCCTCGACCACACAGGTGGCTTTGAAGGGCTGCTGCTGGTGGATGATGACCTCTTGGGG GTGATTGGACACAGCAACTTTGGGACGATCCGCTCCACCACGTGCGTGTACAAAG GGAAATGGATCTATGAGGTGCTCATCTCCTCCCAGGGGCTCATGCAGATTGGCTGGTGCACAATCAACTGCCGCTTCAATCAGGAG GAGGGGGTTGGAGATACACACAACTCCTACGCCTACGACGGCAACCGGGTACGCAAGTGGAACGTGACCACGACGAACTACGGGAAG GCGTGGGCGGCGGGGGACATTGTGAGCTGCCTGATCGACCTGGACGAAGGCACTCTGTCCTTCTCCCT GAATGGTGTGTCACTGGGCACCGCCTTTGAGAACTTATCCAGGGGCCTGGGCATGGCTTATTTCCCAGCCATCAGCCTCTCCTTCAAGGAGTCTGTGGCCTTCAACTTCGGCAGCCGTCCGCTGCG CTACCCAGTGGCGGGCTACCGGCCCCTGCAGGACCCGCCGAGCACCAGCCTGGTGCGGGCACAGAGGTTGCTGGGCTGTTTCCGAGCGGTGCTCAGCGTGGAGCTGGACCCTGTG GAAGGGCGGCTGGTGGAGAAGAAGAGCTCTGAGTGGCAGTTGCAGGGCCAGCCCACCATCCTCCTCACCCTGGCCCACATCTTCCATCACTTTGCATCGCTCCTG TGCGAGGTGTATGTGGTGGAGGCCGTGCTCATGAGCTTCCTGCTGGGTGTCGTGGAGGCGGGCCCCCCCGAGCAGGCGCAGACCGTGGTGCACCACGTCCTGGACCTCCTGTGGCTCTTCATGGAG GACTACGAGGTGCAGGACTGCCTCAAGCAGCTGATGATGTCCCTGTTGCGGCTCTACCGCTTCTCGCCCATCGTCCCTGACCTGAGCCTGCAG ATCCACTACCTGCGGCTCACCATCGCCATCCTCAGTCACGAGAAGTCCCGCAAGTTTCTCCTTAGCAACGTCCT CTTCGATGTGCTGCGGTCCATCGTCTTCTTTTACATCAAGAGCCCGCTGCGTGTGGAGGAGGCTGGCCTCCAGGAGCTTATCCCGACCACGTGGTGGCCCCACCGCTCCCCCAGGGAG ggcAAAGAGGAGGTGAGGGAAGAGACCTCTGAGGAGAGGCTCCGGCGGCGTGCCTACGAACGGGGCTGCCAGAGGCTCAAGAAGCGCATTGAAG tggtGGAAGAACTACAGGTCCAGATCCTGAAGCTGCTGCTGAACAATAAAGATGACAATGGG GGTGAAGCTTCCAGGTACATCTTCCTGACCAAGTTCCGAAAGTTTCTGCAGGAGAATGCCAGCGGCCGGGGG AACACGCCCATGCTCTGCCCCCCCGAGTACATGGTCTGCTTCCTGCACCGCTTAATCTCAGCCCTGCGCTTCTACTGGGACGAGTACAAGGCTTCAAACCCACGCACCTCCTTCAGTGAGG AGGCCTACGTCCCACCCCAGATCTTCTATAATGGCAAGGTGGACTACTTCGACCTGCAGCGCCTCGGAGGCCTCCTCTCGCACCTTCGGAAGACGCTCAAAG ATGACCTTGCCTCCAAGGCCAACATCCTCATTGACCCGCTGGAGCTCCAGGCGACCACCATGGATGACCTGGATGAGGATGAGGAGCCAGCCCCGGCTGCGGCCCAG CGCCCCATGCAGGCCTTGGCCGTGGGGGGCGCGCTGCCCCTGCCTCGGCCCGGCTGGCTCAGTTCTCCAACCCTGGGCCGAGCCAACCGCTTCCTCAGCACCGCAGCTGTGAGCCTGATGACCCCACGGCGGCCCCTGAGCGCCTCGGAGAAAGTGAAGGTCCGCACACTGAGTGCAGAGCAGAGGACCCGCGAGGACA TCGAGGGTAGCCAATGGAATGAGGGCCTGCTGGTGGGGCGGCCCCCTGAGGAACCTGAGCAGCCCCTCACCGAGAATTCCCTGCTGGAAGTCCTAGATGGCGCCGTCATGATGTATAACCTCAGTGTGCACCAGCAGCTGGGCAAG ATGGTGGGAGTGTCCGACGATGTCAACGAGTATGCGATGGCCCTGCGGGACACAGAGGACAAGCTCCGCCGGTGCCCCAAGCGG AGGAAGGACATCCTGGCGGAGCTGAGCAAGAGCCAGAAGGTCTTCTCAGAAAAGCTGGACCACCTCAGCCGCCGCCTGGCCTGGGTCCATGCTGCCGTTTACTCCCAG GAGAAGATGCAGGACATTTACTGGCTGCTTCGAGTCTGCCTGCGGACCATCGAGCACGGCGACCGCACGGGTTCTCTCTTTGCCTTCATGCCCGAGTTCTACCTGAGCGTGGCCATCAACAGCTACAGCGCCCTCAAGAATTACTTCGGCCCCGTGCATAGCATGGAGGAGCTCCCAG GCTACGAGGAGACCCTGACCCGTCTGGCCGCCATCCTTGCCAAACACTTCGCAGACACACGCATCGTGGGCACTG ACATCCGGGACTCACTGATGCAGGCCCTGGCCAGCTACGTGTGCTATCCCAACTCCCTGCGGGCCGTGGAGCGGATCCCTGAGGAGCA GCGCATCGCCATGGTGAGGAACCTCCTGGCTCCCTATGAGCAACGGCCCTGGGCCCAGACCAACTGGATCCTGGTTCGGCTCTGGCGG GGCTGTGGGTTCGGGTACCGCTATACGCGGCTGCCACACCTGCTAAAAACCAAACCTGAGGATGCCAATCTGCCCAGCCTCCAGA AGCCCTGCCCCTCCACCCTGCTGCAGCAGCACATGGCAGACCTGCTGCGGGAGGGTCCGGACGTGGCCCCCAGCTTCCTCAACAGTGTCCTCAACCAGCTCAACTGGGCCTTCTCCGAGTTCATTGGCATGAtccaggag ATCCAGCAGGCTGCGGAGCGCCTGGAGCGGAACTACGTGGACAGCCGGCAGCTCAAGGTATGCGCCACCTGCTTTGACCTGTCGGTCAGCCTGCTGCGCGTCCTGGAGATGACCATCACGCTGGTGCCGGAGATCTTCCTCGACTGGGCCCGGCCAACCTCTGAGATGCTGCTGCGGCGGCTCGCACAG CTGCTCAATCAGGTGCTGAACCGGGTGACAGCAGAGAGGAACCTCTTTGACCGTGTGGTCACCCTGCGGCTGCCTG GCCTGGAGAGTGTGGACCACTACCCCATTCTGGTGGCAGTGACCGGCATCCTGGTGCGACTCCTGGTGCATGGCCCAGCCTCAGG GACCGAGAGAGCCACGTCAGTGCTCCTGGCTGACCCCTGCTTCCAGCTCCGCTCCATATCCTACCTGTTGGGGCAGCcggagcccccagcccctggcactgCCCTGCCTGCCCCTGACCGGAAGCACTTCTCCCTACAGAGCT ATACAGATTACATCAGCGTGGAGGAGCTGGCCCAGGTGGAACAGATGTTGGCACACCTAACCTCTGCATCTGCGCAGGCGGCAGCTGCCTCCCTG cccaccagtgAGGAAGACCTCTGCCCCATCTGCTACGCTCACCCCATCTCTGCCGtgttccagccctgtggccacaaGTCCTGCAA AGCCTGCATTGACCAGCACCTGATGAACAATAAGGACTGCTTCTTCTGCAAAGCCACCATCGTGTCGGTGGAGGACTGGGACAAGGCCGCCCACGCAAGTGCCACTTCCTCAGCTGCCTAG
- the RNF123 gene encoding E3 ubiquitin-protein ligase RNF123 isoform X2, whose translation MASKEGGMAFSRKSYKLTSDAERSRVTGIVHEKLLSDYLHRVFASPDQGPTAATSRKPLNFQNLPEHLDQLLHVDKEEEESQEQVEGRLGPSTVVLDHTGGFEGLLLVDDDLLGVIGHSNFGTIRSTTCVYKGKWIYEVLISSQGLMQIGWCTINCRFNQEEGVGDTHNSYAYDGNRVRKWNVTTTNYGKAWAAGDIVSCLIDLDEGTLSFSLNGVSLGTAFENLSRGLGMAYFPAISLSFKESVAFNFGSRPLRYPVAGYRPLQDPPSTSLVRAQRLLGCFRAVLSVELDPVEGRLVEKKSSEWQLQGQPTILLTLAHIFHHFASLLCEVYVVEAVLMSFLLGVVEAGPPEQAQTVVHHVLDLLWLFMEDYEVQDCLKQLMMSLLRLYRFSPIVPDLSLQIHYLRLTIAILSHEKSRKFLLSNVLFDVLRSIVFFYIKSPLRVEEAGLQELIPTTWWPHRSPREGKEEVREETSEERLRRRAYERGCQRLKKRIEVVEELQVQILKLLLNNKDDNGGEASRYIFLTKFRKFLQENASGRGNTPMLCPPEYMVCFLHRLISALRFYWDEYKASNPRTSFSEEAYVPPQIFYNGKVDYFDLQRLGGLLSHLRKTLKDDLASKANILIDPLELQATTMDDLDEDEEPAPAAAQVPRTAAVSLMTPRRPLSASEKVKVRTLSAEQRTREDIEGSQWNEGLLVGRPPEEPEQPLTENSLLEVLDGAVMMYNLSVHQQLGKMVGVSDDVNEYAMALRDTEDKLRRCPKRRKDILAELSKSQKVFSEKLDHLSRRLAWVHAAVYSQEKMQDIYWLLRVCLRTIEHGDRTGSLFAFMPEFYLSVAINSYSALKNYFGPVHSMEELPGYEETLTRLAAILAKHFADTRIVGTDIRDSLMQALASYVCYPNSLRAVERIPEEQRIAMVRNLLAPYEQRPWAQTNWILVRLWRGCGFGYRYTRLPHLLKTKPEDANLPSLQKPCPSTLLQQHMADLLREGPDVAPSFLNSVLNQLNWAFSEFIGMIQEIQQAAERLERNYVDSRQLKVCATCFDLSVSLLRVLEMTITLVPEIFLDWARPTSEMLLRRLAQLLNQVLNRVTAERNLFDRVVTLRLPGLESVDHYPILVAVTGILVRLLVHGPASGTERATSVLLADPCFQLRSISYLLGQPEPPAPGTALPAPDRKHFSLQSYTDYISVEELAQVEQMLAHLTSASAQAAAASLPTSEEDLCPICYAHPISAVFQPCGHKSCKACIDQHLMNNKDCFFCKATIVSVEDWDKAAHASATSSAA comes from the exons GAAACCCCTGAACTTCCAGAACCTGCCAGAGCATCTGGACCAGCTGTTACATGtggacaaggaggaggaggagagccaGG aaCAGGTTGAAGGGCGGCTTGGCCCGTCCACTGTGGTCCTCGACCACACAGGTGGCTTTGAAGGGCTGCTGCTGGTGGATGATGACCTCTTGGGG GTGATTGGACACAGCAACTTTGGGACGATCCGCTCCACCACGTGCGTGTACAAAG GGAAATGGATCTATGAGGTGCTCATCTCCTCCCAGGGGCTCATGCAGATTGGCTGGTGCACAATCAACTGCCGCTTCAATCAGGAG GAGGGGGTTGGAGATACACACAACTCCTACGCCTACGACGGCAACCGGGTACGCAAGTGGAACGTGACCACGACGAACTACGGGAAG GCGTGGGCGGCGGGGGACATTGTGAGCTGCCTGATCGACCTGGACGAAGGCACTCTGTCCTTCTCCCT GAATGGTGTGTCACTGGGCACCGCCTTTGAGAACTTATCCAGGGGCCTGGGCATGGCTTATTTCCCAGCCATCAGCCTCTCCTTCAAGGAGTCTGTGGCCTTCAACTTCGGCAGCCGTCCGCTGCG CTACCCAGTGGCGGGCTACCGGCCCCTGCAGGACCCGCCGAGCACCAGCCTGGTGCGGGCACAGAGGTTGCTGGGCTGTTTCCGAGCGGTGCTCAGCGTGGAGCTGGACCCTGTG GAAGGGCGGCTGGTGGAGAAGAAGAGCTCTGAGTGGCAGTTGCAGGGCCAGCCCACCATCCTCCTCACCCTGGCCCACATCTTCCATCACTTTGCATCGCTCCTG TGCGAGGTGTATGTGGTGGAGGCCGTGCTCATGAGCTTCCTGCTGGGTGTCGTGGAGGCGGGCCCCCCCGAGCAGGCGCAGACCGTGGTGCACCACGTCCTGGACCTCCTGTGGCTCTTCATGGAG GACTACGAGGTGCAGGACTGCCTCAAGCAGCTGATGATGTCCCTGTTGCGGCTCTACCGCTTCTCGCCCATCGTCCCTGACCTGAGCCTGCAG ATCCACTACCTGCGGCTCACCATCGCCATCCTCAGTCACGAGAAGTCCCGCAAGTTTCTCCTTAGCAACGTCCT CTTCGATGTGCTGCGGTCCATCGTCTTCTTTTACATCAAGAGCCCGCTGCGTGTGGAGGAGGCTGGCCTCCAGGAGCTTATCCCGACCACGTGGTGGCCCCACCGCTCCCCCAGGGAG ggcAAAGAGGAGGTGAGGGAAGAGACCTCTGAGGAGAGGCTCCGGCGGCGTGCCTACGAACGGGGCTGCCAGAGGCTCAAGAAGCGCATTGAAG tggtGGAAGAACTACAGGTCCAGATCCTGAAGCTGCTGCTGAACAATAAAGATGACAATGGG GGTGAAGCTTCCAGGTACATCTTCCTGACCAAGTTCCGAAAGTTTCTGCAGGAGAATGCCAGCGGCCGGGGG AACACGCCCATGCTCTGCCCCCCCGAGTACATGGTCTGCTTCCTGCACCGCTTAATCTCAGCCCTGCGCTTCTACTGGGACGAGTACAAGGCTTCAAACCCACGCACCTCCTTCAGTGAGG AGGCCTACGTCCCACCCCAGATCTTCTATAATGGCAAGGTGGACTACTTCGACCTGCAGCGCCTCGGAGGCCTCCTCTCGCACCTTCGGAAGACGCTCAAAG ATGACCTTGCCTCCAAGGCCAACATCCTCATTGACCCGCTGGAGCTCCAGGCGACCACCATGGATGACCTGGATGAGGATGAGGAGCCAGCCCCGGCTGCGGCCCAGGTGCCGCG CACCGCAGCTGTGAGCCTGATGACCCCACGGCGGCCCCTGAGCGCCTCGGAGAAAGTGAAGGTCCGCACACTGAGTGCAGAGCAGAGGACCCGCGAGGACA TCGAGGGTAGCCAATGGAATGAGGGCCTGCTGGTGGGGCGGCCCCCTGAGGAACCTGAGCAGCCCCTCACCGAGAATTCCCTGCTGGAAGTCCTAGATGGCGCCGTCATGATGTATAACCTCAGTGTGCACCAGCAGCTGGGCAAG ATGGTGGGAGTGTCCGACGATGTCAACGAGTATGCGATGGCCCTGCGGGACACAGAGGACAAGCTCCGCCGGTGCCCCAAGCGG AGGAAGGACATCCTGGCGGAGCTGAGCAAGAGCCAGAAGGTCTTCTCAGAAAAGCTGGACCACCTCAGCCGCCGCCTGGCCTGGGTCCATGCTGCCGTTTACTCCCAG GAGAAGATGCAGGACATTTACTGGCTGCTTCGAGTCTGCCTGCGGACCATCGAGCACGGCGACCGCACGGGTTCTCTCTTTGCCTTCATGCCCGAGTTCTACCTGAGCGTGGCCATCAACAGCTACAGCGCCCTCAAGAATTACTTCGGCCCCGTGCATAGCATGGAGGAGCTCCCAG GCTACGAGGAGACCCTGACCCGTCTGGCCGCCATCCTTGCCAAACACTTCGCAGACACACGCATCGTGGGCACTG ACATCCGGGACTCACTGATGCAGGCCCTGGCCAGCTACGTGTGCTATCCCAACTCCCTGCGGGCCGTGGAGCGGATCCCTGAGGAGCA GCGCATCGCCATGGTGAGGAACCTCCTGGCTCCCTATGAGCAACGGCCCTGGGCCCAGACCAACTGGATCCTGGTTCGGCTCTGGCGG GGCTGTGGGTTCGGGTACCGCTATACGCGGCTGCCACACCTGCTAAAAACCAAACCTGAGGATGCCAATCTGCCCAGCCTCCAGA AGCCCTGCCCCTCCACCCTGCTGCAGCAGCACATGGCAGACCTGCTGCGGGAGGGTCCGGACGTGGCCCCCAGCTTCCTCAACAGTGTCCTCAACCAGCTCAACTGGGCCTTCTCCGAGTTCATTGGCATGAtccaggag ATCCAGCAGGCTGCGGAGCGCCTGGAGCGGAACTACGTGGACAGCCGGCAGCTCAAGGTATGCGCCACCTGCTTTGACCTGTCGGTCAGCCTGCTGCGCGTCCTGGAGATGACCATCACGCTGGTGCCGGAGATCTTCCTCGACTGGGCCCGGCCAACCTCTGAGATGCTGCTGCGGCGGCTCGCACAG CTGCTCAATCAGGTGCTGAACCGGGTGACAGCAGAGAGGAACCTCTTTGACCGTGTGGTCACCCTGCGGCTGCCTG GCCTGGAGAGTGTGGACCACTACCCCATTCTGGTGGCAGTGACCGGCATCCTGGTGCGACTCCTGGTGCATGGCCCAGCCTCAGG GACCGAGAGAGCCACGTCAGTGCTCCTGGCTGACCCCTGCTTCCAGCTCCGCTCCATATCCTACCTGTTGGGGCAGCcggagcccccagcccctggcactgCCCTGCCTGCCCCTGACCGGAAGCACTTCTCCCTACAGAGCT ATACAGATTACATCAGCGTGGAGGAGCTGGCCCAGGTGGAACAGATGTTGGCACACCTAACCTCTGCATCTGCGCAGGCGGCAGCTGCCTCCCTG cccaccagtgAGGAAGACCTCTGCCCCATCTGCTACGCTCACCCCATCTCTGCCGtgttccagccctgtggccacaaGTCCTGCAA AGCCTGCATTGACCAGCACCTGATGAACAATAAGGACTGCTTCTTCTGCAAAGCCACCATCGTGTCGGTGGAGGACTGGGACAAGGCCGCCCACGCAAGTGCCACTTCCTCAGCTGCCTAG